One Pueribacillus theae genomic window, GTCCGGGCAACGACTTACGGGATTGTTGAAACAATTGGTTGGAATCGTTACGGAGGATGGCGAATCGGCATAAGAGACTTAAACAACACGTACCATTATTTTGCCCATTTAAACGGCTTTGAAAAAAACCTTGAAAAAGGTTCAGTCGTCAAACCAGGCGACACAATCGGCTTTGTTGGAAGCTCTGGATACGGTCCAAAAGGAACGGCTGGAAAGTTTCCTCCTCACTTACATTACGGAATGTACCGCTTCAATGGCCAGAAAGAATGGGGTTTTGATCCTTATCCATCCTTAAAAACTTGGGAAAGGCAGGAAAGAAATGCAAAAAAAAAGGGTTGAGCAAAAGCTCGACCCTCTTCCTATGCTTTTCTTTTTGATGCACGTACCGCATTCCAAATACTAGCGATTAAACCGCCCCAAAGAATCACCATTCCCAACACCATCATAAAAATTGCGCTTCCAGTCATGTTATTCATCCTCCCTATGCTGGTCAAGTGTGCTTCGATTCCATTTTGTCAGCGATACGATAATTCCTAAAACAATCACTCCAATGACGACTGACCATCCGCTGTATAGAATAAACGAATCGGAGTAGCCACCATAGTTTCCGGTGCCAGTTTCTGTTTTAAATTGTTTAAGCAAATTCGTCTTAAATAAATCAAACAGCATATAGCCTAAGATGAGCGGTGTAATGATGCCGAGGCATATATTCCACCACGTTCCGACACGCATATCTGAAATGGCATTTGCATGTTCTTTTAAATCTGTGAGTTTTCTTAAGAACCATGCGATAATGATTACTTCCACCAACCCGACGAATGCAATTCCGAACTGGTTGATAAAATAGTCGACAGCATCCAGGAAATTTATCCCGCCATTCGTCGCAAATAATAACGAAACAATTGCAGCGAGGCCGCCACCAATAAATACCGATTTTTTTCTTGAGATTCCAAATTTATCGGAAACCCCGGAAATATACGTTTCTAATATTGAAATAAGCGATGTGATCCCGGCTAATACGAGCGATAGGAAAAATAGCAGGCCAAAGAACCCATTCCATATCGGGAACTCATTAATGATTTGCGGGAAAACAACGAATGCCAACCCAATTCCGCCTGCCACCACTTCTTTTACAGGAACGCCGCTCACAGAAGCCATAAACCCAAGAGCTGCAAAAACACCAATTCCAGCCAAAAGTTCAAAACCTGAGTTGCTTAACCCTGTGATAAAAGCATTGTTTACAATATCTGACTTTCTAGGAAGATAGCTTGCATACGTAATCATAATGGCAAACGCAATGGATAAACTAAAGAAAATTTGCCCATAGGCGGCAACCCAAACTTCACCTTTAAAAATTCGGCTCCAATCCGGTTCAAAAAATGCCTGCAATCCTAGAGAAGCACCGTCGAGAGTAACCGCACGTATAACGATAATTAAAAAAACAACAACGAGCAGAGGAATAAAGATACGATTCGCAATTTCGATCCCCTTCTTAATCCCTCTTACGAGAAAGAACAAGGCAACGGCCCAAACAAGAACAAGCGGTATAAGAACTCCCGGTACTAGCGAACCGACCTCACCTGCTGGAGCGGCTTTCAAATAATTTTTAAAAAGAAAAGATTCCGTATCGCTTCCCCATGCCAAGTTAAATGAAAACACAGCATATGAAATGGCCCAAGCAACGATCACTGCATAGTACGTTGAGATGACAAACGCTATAAAGATTTGCCACCAGCCAAGCCATTCAAGTTTTTTATTCATTCTTCGAAATGTTAACGGTGCAGACCCTTGATATTTATGCCCTAATGTAAATTCCATAATCAGAATCGGTATACCTGCCGTTAAAAGGGCGATAAGATAAGGGATAAAGAAAGCTCCTCCGCCATTTTCATAAGCAACAGCCGGAAAACGCCAAATATTCCCGAGTCCAATTGCCGAGCCGACAGCAGCTAAAACAAAACCTGCCCTTGTACCCCACTGGCCTCGACTTTCCATCATATGACCTCCTTTTTTAAAAGTTAAAGTTAAATTGGCAATTCGCCAATTTAAACCAATCCTACCTATCACCTCCAAGAAAGACGCATCAGCGTTTTCTTAATAATAAGGTATACTTTCGAAGCTTGTTCAATTACTAAAATTGTCAAAAAATCGTTGGAATTCTACTTGTTTTCAAGTATAGCCTACTGTTTAAAAAAATGTCAAAGACAAACTTTATCCCCCATCATTGAAAATAAGACCCCACTTATTGGAGTCTCTCTTTATCTCGCATTTGGAACGATGGCTGGCGGCATACCCTGATTGGAATTATTATAGAACTCTGGAACTTCTCCATTTATTAATGTAAATACGAGCGGAACATTTGTTGTTACCGTATCTGTTTCCGTTGCGAATGGGACAACGACGTTTACGTTCACATCAAGTCTTATATTAATTTCAATCCAAATGTTATTAATCCCGACAAGCTTGACGTTGCTGATAGGCTGTGATTTAACCTCCCCTATCGTATGAAACCGGATTGGGATTTTCGGACCGAGGTTAGCAAGCAACGTATTATGTGTTGCTTTACCGAGTGAAATGTAGTGGACGACCCCCTCTTCTCCATCTCTTATGCTCTCAGCCTCTGTACCGTCTGCCGTTTCAGTCCATTGATTAATTTCACCCCTCTCGACTTTATTCAAATATTCCTGTGCCCTCTTCGTGGCTTCCGACAATATATGATTAAAGACTTTTGAATTTATTCTCGCTGATGTAATTTTCCCGTTTTGATCTATATCTGTAATAACGAGTTCATCATGCTCTTCCAATTTTTCAAGATCCCCAACCATTTTACTTGATACGGCATCATTAATCGCTTGCTGAGCGATTCGTTGTGTTTCTGCCTTCGCAATTTCAATGAGCGTTGGCTTTATATTTCTTTCCACGAGCCATAAACCTTGTAATGTCATGATTGTAAAAATAACAGAAGAAATAGCAAAAACCGTTCGAAAAGGCAATGGCCCTCGCACCCGACGGAGCCGTTTCCTTCTAAACAAGAAAACCCCCCCTTTCATGCTATATATATGCATGATGGAGAGGTTTCACACATTTAATTTAAAGCGAGGCTCAAAACATTTTCAGCAAGGCATCCTTTCCTTTCATACCGGCTGTAATACCCAATGATTCCGCTTCATATGTGACAGATTCCAGCGGCGCTTCCAGCAATTCATCAATTGTTCGAACGCCAACAGCTCTGCCGGCAATAATTTTCCTGTCTTTTAGTTTGTCGTTCAATAATTGCACATCGAGCGCGCCGCACATTATATATCCTTTTTCACTGCTGACTGACATAAAGTTTGTTTTCGGCAGTTTTACAGTTACTGCAGTGAAAGGCTTTCCGTCGATAAACAGAGGCTCAACAGAGATCATTTTATGCCCACTCCTTTCTCTATATATCCTTTTAAAAAATAACTTAATTTGCACCTGCGTCTACCAGTTTAGCTCCGAAGCAGGATTTCTCGGCGCAGGGCAACAAAGATGTATTTCTTTGTAATCGCCTTGCTCTTTCGCAAATTTAGGCCAATCTGGCTTCTGGCCTCCTAAGAAAACGCGTTAGCGTTTTTCTTATATATATGTCACTAGGCGAACAAATGTCCCAACTTCCACGCAAGCAGATCACGAAGCATTTCCGGAAGAAAGTAGCGTTTTTCTTTCGCTTGGGCTATAGCAGGGTAAAGCCGGCCAAATGTAAACATATCAATCGTTGCAATGGTATAGGTCTCCTTCGGATCTAGCGGTTTCCCCATAATATAGATATCACGTGCCCTGTTTTCGCCATCGCTTAATTGCTGGATCTCAAACGAAATGCCGTCGTAAATCATCGATCCCATTACCTTCCCGCGAAAACCAAGGCCTTGTATTGTTAGGCCAACCACTTCTCTCCTCAGGCTTTGGGCAATGATTTCTTTTATTTCACTGCCTTTCAGCTTGACAACACACGGATTGATTGGATGCGGGCAAACACGGTGCAAATCTTTTTTCGTAACAATTCCCTGGGGAAGCCCTTCAAGTAAAATCCCCGCATTCACCATCGAAATTTCAGTATTGCACCATTCTTTTAAACTTTCAGCCAAGAGCTTAGTAAATGGGGATTGGCCATACCATGACACTTGAAGCGGTTTCGAAAGTGTTGCCACTTCTTCCTTTAGCCGGTGATTGCCTTCTTCACGCAGTCTTTGCACAAGCCTTTCCGTTGTTTCATTTTTTTTCATTTTATCAACAGGGACGCAAGATGCTTCTGTGGAAACGAGTTGCTTCATGTCTCGATCATAGGTCAATGTAATTTGGCCGACATAATTTCCAAACTTTCCTGCCTGCGCAATCAGTGTCCCTTTCACAATTTTTCCTTGCTGCAAAAGGTGATGGGTATGGGCCCCAATGATGACATCAATGCCTTCCATTGCTTCGGCTGCCTGCACATCCCATCCATATCCCATATGCGAGAGCAAAATTAAAATATCCACCTTTGGACGTAATTTTTTAATCAGCGGCGGAAGGATTTCCCAAGCATCGGCGATTTTCCAGCCAAGCATGTCATAAAAAGAATAATATGGAATAGTAATTCCGATGACGCCAACCTTTAAGCCGTTTTTTAAGTGATGAATATCATAGGCTTTTGACCAACTCGGCGATTCTCCATTTTTATGGAATAGGTTTGCAACTAATACTTGGAATTCGGCTTTTTCGTAAAGGGAATCCAACTCTTCTTTTGAAAACGTAATGCCTTCGTTATTCCCAATTGTTGCATTATCGTATTTCAGTTCATTTAACAGTTCAATATTTCCTTTGCCTGACAGCCCTTCTGTTATGCTGTCAAATCGGTCACAATGATCGCCGATATCAAAAAGAAGCGTCTCTTCATTTTTCATGTGATGCAATTTTCTTTGCTGCTTGATGAAATGAGCGATTTCTGACCAATGGTCCAAATGACTATGAATATCGTTCGTATGATAAATATGAATCGTTTCGAGCGCCATGTCTTCCCCCCATTACGCTATCGCGCTTAAAATAAATCGAGTTGCCTTGGTGCGAGAGTTTCATATTGGATCCCAAGAATTTGCATCATTTCTTTTGCATTGTCAGCAGCATCGCCGCCTGAATTGTTATTAAACAAAGCATAAACGTTTTCGCTTTGCTTCTCTAATTCGCGCAATTGATTGGCCAATCCTTTTAATTCCTCACTATTATAGCGATATAAGTAGCGGACTTCCCGCCAATTTTTATCTTTTGGCCTGTTCCATCCATATGTATTCCTTCCATGAAAGCGGACAAGCGTTGCCGCTTTTGCCGTTGAACGTGTAATGAAGGGGACTGACGCCTCTCCTGCTTGTGGTTCATCACAAACGGTATGGATCCATCCTTCTTCTGCCATGAAGCGCAATGTTTTTTCCTTGTATGGCGGACGAAACCAAGATTGATGTCGAAATTCAAGCGCCACTGGCAAATCGCCCATTTGAGCCTTTATGTGTCGAAGCTTTGAGACGTTTTCTTTATTCAATGTAAACCATGGAGGAAATTGAAAAAGAATCATTGCTAGTTTACCCGCTTCATGTAAAGGAACAATGGATTCTATATATGCATCAAACATTTCCTTTTCCGAAAGAAATGGATTTTTCCCTCGATCATGCCCAGTCATCCCTTGGTACGCCTTAGCGATAAACTTAAAGGAGTCGGGTGTGCTTTGTATCCAATTATCGATATTTCTTTTTGGCTGCACCGCATAAAAACTTGCATCAAGCTCGACTATCGGAAAATGGCTTGCATAATGTGCAAGCTTTTCTGTTTGTTTAATTTTGTCAGGATAAAGCGTGTCATGGTCTCCCCAGCCTGTCACACCAATATAAATCAATGTTCCAATCCTCTCCTTTTCTTGATTTTATTTTGACTCTTTCCGTTAAAAAAGGCAACTTCTTGGCTTTAAAAACCATTACAATTTGATAGCATGTCTCGTTTTAAAGCTTTCTATTTTTTGTTATAATGTAAGGTATGTATTACAAGGGCGTTATGGAAAATGATAAAACTCCTTAAATGAATAGATGTTGCTAGAAGAAAATGAAGAATATGGGAATGGGTTTGGAGAGGAGAATCAAAACAAATTAAATAATTTCTGAAAGGCATGTGTAAAATGGACAATGATAAACTTGATTTGATTTTAAGTGAGCTGAAAAACATCAAGTCCGAACAAGAACGTCATAGTGACTTACTCCATCAATTAATTAAAACAGTTGGTGCCACAAACACAAAACTTGAGTCAACAGAATCGAACGTTCACAGGCTTCACGATGAACTCTCATCTCTCAAACAAGGACAAGAACGCCAAGACAAAATTCTTGAATCGCTTGCCATGCGCTCCCTTGAACAAGAAACTGAACTGCGTGATTTGAAAAGGATTAAATAAATAACGCCCAAAATACAAATCAACTCACAAAGTTTGTTAACATACGTTAACATACATAGAATGTACAGCACGGCATTTCGTCGTGTTTTATTTTTATTTACTATATAATGTCTAAAAAATAGAAGAAGACGAACTAGCAAAGGTCGCCTCCCTTTCTTACTAATACATACATTTATTCTTGTCGTTGTTGCAAAACAACAGCAGACACTTATCTGGATATCACACCTCAGTATGAAAGTGATAATTGAATAAAATTGCCACCCATTTGAATTCTAACGTGGCAAAAACATGGCAAAATAACAAATTGAACCCTCGCCACTAATGCAGTAGTGACAAGGGTTCCTATGATTTATCCTACAGAACCTTCCATTTCGAATTTAATGAGACGGTTCATTTCAACGGCGTATTCCATTGGGAGTTCTTTCGTAAACGGCTCAATGAAGCCCATGACGATCATTTCAGTTGCTTCCTGCTCTGAGACACCGCGGCTCATTAAATAGAAGAGCTGTTCTTCCGATACTTTCGAAACTTTCGCTTCGTGTTCAAGCGAAATGTTATCGTTCATAATTTCGTTGTACGGAATGGTGTCTGAAGTAGAGATATTGTCCATCATTAAAGCATCACATTCAATGTTGGCGCGGGCCCCTTCTGCTTTCCGCCCAAAACGGACAATTCCTCGGTACGTTGTTTTTCCACCTTGCTTCGAAATTGATTTTGATACGATAGAAGAGGTTGTGTTTGGCGCAAGGTGAATCATTTTCGCTC contains:
- a CDS encoding YunC family protein, with protein sequence MISVEPLFIDGKPFTAVTVKLPKTNFMSVSSEKGYIMCGALDVQLLNDKLKDRKIIAGRAVGVRTIDELLEAPLESVTYEAESLGITAGMKGKDALLKMF
- a CDS encoding sodium-dependent transporter, with product MESRGQWGTRAGFVLAAVGSAIGLGNIWRFPAVAYENGGGAFFIPYLIALLTAGIPILIMEFTLGHKYQGSAPLTFRRMNKKLEWLGWWQIFIAFVISTYYAVIVAWAISYAVFSFNLAWGSDTESFLFKNYLKAAPAGEVGSLVPGVLIPLVLVWAVALFFLVRGIKKGIEIANRIFIPLLVVVFLIIVIRAVTLDGASLGLQAFFEPDWSRIFKGEVWVAAYGQIFFSLSIAFAIMITYASYLPRKSDIVNNAFITGLSNSGFELLAGIGVFAALGFMASVSGVPVKEVVAGGIGLAFVVFPQIINEFPIWNGFFGLLFFLSLVLAGITSLISILETYISGVSDKFGISRKKSVFIGGGLAAIVSLLFATNGGINFLDAVDYFINQFGIAFVGLVEVIIIAWFLRKLTDLKEHANAISDMRVGTWWNICLGIITPLILGYMLFDLFKTNLLKQFKTETGTGNYGGYSDSFILYSGWSVVIGVIVLGIIVSLTKWNRSTLDQHREDE
- the yunB gene encoding sporulation protein YunB translates to MFRRKRLRRVRGPLPFRTVFAISSVIFTIMTLQGLWLVERNIKPTLIEIAKAETQRIAQQAINDAVSSKMVGDLEKLEEHDELVITDIDQNGKITSARINSKVFNHILSEATKRAQEYLNKVERGEINQWTETADGTEAESIRDGEEGVVHYISLGKATHNTLLANLGPKIPIRFHTIGEVKSQPISNVKLVGINNIWIEINIRLDVNVNVVVPFATETDTVTTNVPLVFTLINGEVPEFYNNSNQGMPPAIVPNAR
- a CDS encoding bifunctional metallophosphatase/5'-nucleotidase; translation: MALETIHIYHTNDIHSHLDHWSEIAHFIKQQRKLHHMKNEETLLFDIGDHCDRFDSITEGLSGKGNIELLNELKYDNATIGNNEGITFSKEELDSLYEKAEFQVLVANLFHKNGESPSWSKAYDIHHLKNGLKVGVIGITIPYYSFYDMLGWKIADAWEILPPLIKKLRPKVDILILLSHMGYGWDVQAAEAMEGIDVIIGAHTHHLLQQGKIVKGTLIAQAGKFGNYVGQITLTYDRDMKQLVSTEASCVPVDKMKKNETTERLVQRLREEGNHRLKEEVATLSKPLQVSWYGQSPFTKLLAESLKEWCNTEISMVNAGILLEGLPQGIVTKKDLHRVCPHPINPCVVKLKGSEIKEIIAQSLRREVVGLTIQGLGFRGKVMGSMIYDGISFEIQQLSDGENRARDIYIMGKPLDPKETYTIATIDMFTFGRLYPAIAQAKEKRYFLPEMLRDLLAWKLGHLFA
- a CDS encoding methionine/alanine import family NSS transporter small subunit, producing MTGSAIFMMVLGMVILWGGLIASIWNAVRASKRKA
- a CDS encoding DUF72 domain-containing protein; its protein translation is MIYIGVTGWGDHDTLYPDKIKQTEKLAHYASHFPIVELDASFYAVQPKRNIDNWIQSTPDSFKFIAKAYQGMTGHDRGKNPFLSEKEMFDAYIESIVPLHEAGKLAMILFQFPPWFTLNKENVSKLRHIKAQMGDLPVALEFRHQSWFRPPYKEKTLRFMAEEGWIHTVCDEPQAGEASVPFITRSTAKAATLVRFHGRNTYGWNRPKDKNWREVRYLYRYNSEELKGLANQLRELEKQSENVYALFNNNSGGDAADNAKEMMQILGIQYETLAPRQLDLF